Proteins from one Coregonus clupeaformis isolate EN_2021a chromosome 25, ASM2061545v1, whole genome shotgun sequence genomic window:
- the LOC121539482 gene encoding NF-kappa-B inhibitor alpha-like, which yields MSNSELQPTQQPVSTMDLHRASILNHMDYNTDGRHSKDRKVQSINEERLDSGLDSLKDEEYEVVASELERLRVDCPPPQRDECGNEPWKEQVLEDGDTLLHLAIIHEAKDCARKLIELSCNEPFLNQQNYQRQTPLHLAVITEQAEIVERLLKAGCDPMLVDDSGNTALHIACRRGSLTCFSVLTQTQGCSTQLPAIMATPNYSGQNCLHLVSIHGFLSLVESLVALGADIDAQEQCNGRSPLHLAVDLQNLDLVRLLVSNGANVNSLTYGGHTPYHLTYGRQNAAIQRELYELTAQELRELPDSESEDSEEEGQSDEEEVTCWYDDIQWNGHK from the exons ATGTCAAATTCTGAATTACAACCAACACAGCAGCCAGTGTCAACAATGGACCTTCATCGAGCTAGTATCCTCAACCACATGGATTATAACACTGATGGTCGACATTCTAAGGATAGGAAAGTGCAATCTATCAACGAAGAGCGGCTGGACAGCGGCCTTGACTCTCTCAAAGACGAGGAATATGAAGTTGTCGCCAGTGAGCTCGAGCGTCTTCGTGTGGATTGTCCCCCACCGCAGAGAGACGAATGCGGCAATGAACCCTGGAAGGAACAAGTTTTAGAGGACGGAGACAC GCTTCTCCACCTTGCCATTATACATGAAGCCAAGGACTGTGCAAGGAAGTTGATCGAGCTGTCATGCAATGAGCCTTTCCTCAATCAACAGAACTACCAGAGACAG actcctcTCCATCTGGCTGTGATCACAGAGCAGGCTGAGATAGTGGAGCGTCTGCTGAAGGCTGGCTGTGACCCCATGCTAGTGGACGACAGTGGCAATACAGCCCTCCACATTGCATGTAGGAGGGGCTCGCTCACCTGCTTCAGTGTCCTCACCCAGACCCAGGGCTGCTCTACCCAGCTCCCAGCCATCATGGCCACGCCAAACTACAGTG GTCAGAACTGTTTGCATCTGGTCTCTATCCATGGCTTTCTCTCGCTAGTGGAGAGCCTTGTTGCTCTAGGAGCTGACATCGATGCACAG GAGCAGTGTAATGGCCGCAGCCCTCTCCACCTGGCTGTGGACCTACAGAACCTGGACTTGGTACGGCTCCTGGTCAGTAACGGGGCTAACGTCAACAGCCTGACCTATGGAGGTCACACGCCGTACCACCTGACCTACGGACGCCAGAACGCCGCCATCCAAAGGGAACTGTATGAGCTGACGGCTCAGGAGCTGAGAGAACTGC